The following proteins are co-located in the Vigna unguiculata cultivar IT97K-499-35 chromosome 9, ASM411807v1, whole genome shotgun sequence genome:
- the LOC114162277 gene encoding manganese-dependent ADP-ribose/CDP-alcohol diphosphatase-like has protein sequence MVSSRGLATTQPLFSFGLISDVQYADIPDGRSFLGVPRYYRHSILVLQRAVKEWNIHQKHMFVINFGDIVDGFCPKDQSLGTVQKVVDEFEKFTGGPVYHMIGNHCLYNLPRSKLLPLLKIQSLDGRAYYDFSPVPEYRFVVLDAYDISAIGWPQDHPKTLEAMKILREKNPNENKNSPDNLDGLERRFVMFNGGLGKEQMEWLDGVLLDATILNQKVIVCCHLPLDPGAANLDTLLWNYDEVMNLIHRYNCVKACLAGHDHIGGYSIDSHGIHHRVFEAALECPPGTSAFGYIEVYDDRISLIGTDRMESTDMHFSPRS, from the coding sequence ATGGTTTCTTCTCGTGGACTAGCTACTACGCAAccacttttttcttttggattGATTTCTGATGTACAATATGCTGATATTCCTGACGGTCGCTCATTCCTTGGTGTTCCACGGTATTATAGGCACAGTATTCTTGTGTTGCAGAGAGCAGTTAAAGAATGGAATATTCATCAGAAGCATATGTTTGTGATTAATTTTGGAGATATTGTTGATGGGTTTTGTCCCAAAGATCAATCTCTTGGTACTGTACAGAAAGTTGTGGACGAATTTGAGAAGTTCACGGGGGGACCTGTGTATCATATGATTGGAAATCACTGCCTATACAATCTCCCTCGCAGCAAGTTGCTTCCATTATTGAAGATCCAAAGTCTTGATGGCCGTGCATACTATGATTTTTCACCGGTGCCTGAATATAGATTTGTAGTTCTGGATGCCTATGACATCAGTGCCATTGGTTGGCCACAAGATCATCCAAAAACATTGGAGGCCATGAAAATCCTTCGGGAGAAGAATCCAAATGAAAATAAGAACAGTCCAGATAATTTGGATGGGCTTGAAAGAAGGTTTGTCATGTTTAATGGGGGTCTTGGAAAGGAACAGATGGAATGGTTAGATGGTGTTCTCCTGGATGCGACAATATTGAATCAGAAGGTGATTGTCTGTTGCCATTTGCCTCTGGATCCTGGTGCGGCAAATTTGGATACACTGTTGTGGAATTATGATGAAGTAATGAATTTGATACACAGATACAATTGCGTTAAGGCCTGTCTCGCAGGGCATGATCATATAGGGGGATACTCCATTGATTCTCATGGGATACACCATAGAGTTTTTGAAGCTGCTTTGGAATGTCCTCCCGGTACGAGTGCATTTGGATACATTGAAGTCTACGACGACAGGATATCACTAATTGGAACTGACAGAATGGAAAGTACAGACATGCATTTTAGCCCCCGAAgttaa
- the LOC114164439 gene encoding manganese-dependent ADP-ribose/CDP-alcohol diphosphatase-like: MVLSSNGLTTTQPLFSFGLISDVQYADIPDGRSFLGVPRYYRHSILVLQRAVKEWNTHQKHKFVINFGDIVDGFCPKDQSLGAVQKVVDEFEMFRGGPVYHMIGNHCLYNLPRSKLLPLLKIQTLDGRAYYDFSPVPEYRFVVLDGYDISAIGWPQDHPKTLEAMKILREKNPNENKNSPTGMEGLERRFLMFNGAIGKEQMEWLDGVLLEATKKKQKVVICCHLPLDAGAASEKGLLWNYDEIMNLIHRYNCVKVCLAGHYHKGGYSIDSHGIHHRILEAALECPLGTNAFGHIDVYDDRISLVGTDRMKSTDMHFYPTS, translated from the coding sequence ATGGTACTTTCTTCTAATGGACTTACTACTACACAGccacttttttcttttggattGATTTCTGATGTCCAATATGCTGATATTCCTGATGGTCGCTCATTCCTTGGTGTTCCACGGTACTATAGGCACAGTATTCTTGTGTTGCAGAGAGCAGTTAAAGAATGGAACACTCATCAGAAGCATAAATTTGTGATAAATTTTGGAGATATTGTTGATGGGTTTTGCCCCAAAGATCAATCTCTTGGTGCAGTACAGAAGGTTGTGGACGAATTTGAGATGTTCAGGGGAGGACCTGTGTATCATATGATTGGCAATCACTGCCTATACAATCTCCCTCGCAGCAAATTACTTCCATTATTGAAGATCCAAACTCTTGATGGCCGTGCATACTATGATTTCTCACCAGTGCCTGAATATAGGTTCGTAGTTCTAGATGGTTATGACATCAGTGCCATTGGTTGGCCCCAAGACCATCCAAAAACATTGGAGGCCATGAAAATCCTGAGGGAGAAGAAcccaaatgaaaataaaaatagtccAACAGGTATGGAGGGGCTTGAAAGAAGGTTTCTCATGTTCAATGGagccattggaaaggaacagaTGGAATGGTTGGATGGTGTTCTCCTGGAAGCAACAAAAAAGAAGCAGAAGGTGGTTATTTGTTGCCATCTGCCTTTAGATGCTGGCGCTGCAAGTGAGAAGGGACTGTTGTGGAATTATGAtgaaataatgaatttgatACATAGGTACAACTGTGTTAAGGTATGTCTTGCTGGACATTATCATAAAGGAGGATACTCTATTGATTCTCATGGGATACACCATAGAATTCTTGAAGCTGCTTTGGAATGTCCTCTTGGTACAAATGCATTTGGACACATTGATGTCTATGATGACAGAATATCTCTTGTGGGAACTGACAGAATGAAAAGTACAGACATGCATTTTTACCCTACAAGTTAG